In uncultured Fusobacterium sp., the genomic stretch AATAGATGCTAAAAAAGCTGGAATTACTTTAGCACAACCTAGAGCTGGGGTTGCTTTAGTTGAACAACATATCGAATTACTAGACTACTTAGATAAAGTAGGAGGAGCAGATTTATTACCTACAACTATCGACTCTTATACAAGACAAAACAAATATGAAAACTGTGAAAAAGGTATTGAAGAATCTAAAAAAGCTGGAAGATCACTTCTTAATGGATTCCCAGGTGTAAACCATGGTGTTGAAGGATGTAGAAAAGTAGTTGAAGCTATTGACTTACCTCTTCAAATGAGACACGGAACTCCAGATGCTAGACTTCTTTCTGAAATCATGATAGCTGCTGGATACACTTCTGACGAAGGTGGAGGAATCAGTTATAACGTTCCTTATGCTAAATCTGTTTCACTAGAAAAAACTCTTATTGACTGGCAATATGTTGACAGATTAGTAGGATGGTATGAAGAGCATGGAGTATCTATCAATAGAGAGCCATTCGGACCATTAACTGGAACATTAGTACCTCCTTCAATGTCAAACGCAGTTGGAATCCTAGAAGGATTAATGGCTGCTGAACAAGGAGTTAAAAATATCACTTTAGGATATGGACAATGTGGTAACTTAATTCAAGACGTTGCTGCTATTAGATCACTTGAATCTCAAGCTGAAGAATACTTCAAAGAATTTGGATACAACGATATTCAATTAACTACTGTATTCCACCAATGGATGGGAGGATTCCCAGAAGATGAAGCAAAAGCATTTGGAGTAATTTCTAATGGTGCTTCTGCTGCTGCATTAGCTGGAGCTACAAAAGTTATAGTTAAAACTCCTCACGAAGCTATTGGAGTTCCTACAAAAGAAGCTAACGCTGCTGGAATCAAAGCTACTAAAATGGTTCTTAACCTACTTAGAGGACAACAACTTTCTACTTCTCCTGAATTAGAAAAAGAAATAGAAATAATTAAAGCTGAAACTAAATGTATCTTAGATAAAGTTTATGAATTAGGAAATGGAGACTGGGCTATTGGTATAGTTAAAGCTTTCGAACAAGGTGTTCTTGACGTTCCATTCGCTCCATCAATTTACAATGCTGGTAAAATGATGCCTGCAAGAGATAACGTAGGAAAAGTTAGATACCTAGCTTTAGGAAACGTTCCATTAAGCAAAGAATTAGCTGATTACAACATGGCTCAATTAGAAGAAAGAGGAAAATTCGAAGGAAGACCAGTTACTTTCCAAATGACTGTAGATGACATATTTGCTGTTGGAAAAGGAACTTTAATTGGAAGACCTGAAAATAAATAGTATCTTAATAATAACTATTTATTAAATATATAATTTTAAATTTAAGAAAACAACTTTTATATAATTGTTGCAATTTTAGAACTTTTGGGTTAAAAATAATATTATAAAGATGGGATACAAACATCCCATCTAAAGATAAAAACTTAGGAGGAATTTATTATGAAAATTATAGATGTAGTTTGCTCAGCAGGAAAAACAGGATTTTATTTTGATGACCAAAGAGCTATAAAAGCAGGAGCTGGACATGATGGAATGTTCTATTTAGGAGATACAGTTACTCCAGGATTCCAAACTATTAGACAATCAGGAGAATCAATTTCTGTTCAATTAATATTAGAAGATGGACAAGTTGCTTTTGGAGACTGTGCTGCAGTTCAATACTCTGGTGCAGGAGGAAGAGACCCTCTATTCCTAGCTAAAGATTTCATACCAGTTATCGAAAAAGAAATTGCTCCAAAATTAATAGGAAGAGACCTTGATAACTTCAAAACTTTAGCTGAAGAATTTGATTCTATGCAAGTTGAAGGAAAAAGATTACATACAGCTATCAGATATGGAATTACTCAAGCTTTACTAGATGCAGTTGCTAAATCTAGAAAAGTAACTATGGCTGAAGTTATTCAAGCAGACTACAATACTGGATTAGAAATCACAAAAAGACCTATATTCACTCAATCTGGTGACGATAGATATATGAACGCTGACAAAATGATAATCAAAGGTGCAGACGTTCTTCCTCACGCTTTAATTAACAACGTTAAAGAAAAACTAGGAGAACATGGAGAAATCTTACTTGACTATGTAAAATGGTTAAGAGACAGAATCCTAGCTAAGAGAGTTAACCCAGAATACTACCCAATATTCCACATAGACGTATACGGAACTATTGGTGCTGCATTTGACTGTGACACTGTAAAAATGGCTGACTATATAGCTACATTAGTAGAAGCTGCTAAACCATTCAAATTAAGAATAGAAGGACCTATGGACGTAGAAGATAGAGATAAACAAATCGAAGCTCTTGCAGCTTTAACTGCTGAAGTAGATAGAAGAGGAATTGAAGTTGAGTTAGTTGCTGACGAATGGTGTAATACTTTAGAAGATATTAAACTATTTGCTGATAGAAAAGCTGGACACGTAGTTCAAATAAAAACTCCAGACTTAGGAGGAGTTAACAACATAGCTGATGCAATCCTTTACTGTAACAAAGTAGGAATTGGATCTTACTGTGGAGGAACTTGTAACGAAACTAACAGATCTGCTGAAGTTACAACTAACATAGGAATGGCTTGTGGAGCTCTTCAAGTTCTTGCTAAACCAGGAATGGGTGTTGACGAAGGATTCATGATCGTATTCAACGAAATGGCAAGAGTAGAAGCTTTAGTAAACAGAAGAAAAAACAAATAGTTTTCTTTTAAAAATATAATAAACTTAAGAAAAAGGTAGTTATATGACTACCTTTTTCCTTTAATTATGACGAGGTGAATTAAATGACAATAAAGAAAGCTGCTAAATGCGGAACTTTAGAATCAAATGATATATTTTTAATGCTTACTCCTTCTGAAGATGGAATTGAAATAGAATTAGAAAGTACAGTTGAAAAACAATTTGGTGATCATATCAGAGAAGTTATAAAAGCTAAACTTTTAGAGTTAGGAATAGACAGTGTTCAAGTACAAGCACAAGATAAAGGAGCTCTTGATTA encodes the following:
- the citD gene encoding citrate lyase acyl carrier protein — protein: MTIKKAAKCGTLESNDIFLMLTPSEDGIEIELESTVEKQFGDHIREVIKAKLLELGIDSVQVQAQDKGALDYTIRARIEAAVARGL
- a CDS encoding methylaspartate mutase subunit E, translated to MKLRFKKWTEEEFFQMREEVLKGWPTGKDVDLEEAVRYHKSLPESKSFSKKLIDAKKAGITLAQPRAGVALVEQHIELLDYLDKVGGADLLPTTIDSYTRQNKYENCEKGIEESKKAGRSLLNGFPGVNHGVEGCRKVVEAIDLPLQMRHGTPDARLLSEIMIAAGYTSDEGGGISYNVPYAKSVSLEKTLIDWQYVDRLVGWYEEHGVSINREPFGPLTGTLVPPSMSNAVGILEGLMAAEQGVKNITLGYGQCGNLIQDVAAIRSLESQAEEYFKEFGYNDIQLTTVFHQWMGGFPEDEAKAFGVISNGASAAALAGATKVIVKTPHEAIGVPTKEANAAGIKATKMVLNLLRGQQLSTSPELEKEIEIIKAETKCILDKVYELGNGDWAIGIVKAFEQGVLDVPFAPSIYNAGKMMPARDNVGKVRYLALGNVPLSKELADYNMAQLEERGKFEGRPVTFQMTVDDIFAVGKGTLIGRPENK
- a CDS encoding methylaspartate ammonia-lyase → MKIIDVVCSAGKTGFYFDDQRAIKAGAGHDGMFYLGDTVTPGFQTIRQSGESISVQLILEDGQVAFGDCAAVQYSGAGGRDPLFLAKDFIPVIEKEIAPKLIGRDLDNFKTLAEEFDSMQVEGKRLHTAIRYGITQALLDAVAKSRKVTMAEVIQADYNTGLEITKRPIFTQSGDDRYMNADKMIIKGADVLPHALINNVKEKLGEHGEILLDYVKWLRDRILAKRVNPEYYPIFHIDVYGTIGAAFDCDTVKMADYIATLVEAAKPFKLRIEGPMDVEDRDKQIEALAALTAEVDRRGIEVELVADEWCNTLEDIKLFADRKAGHVVQIKTPDLGGVNNIADAILYCNKVGIGSYCGGTCNETNRSAEVTTNIGMACGALQVLAKPGMGVDEGFMIVFNEMARVEALVNRRKNK